In Deltaproteobacteria bacterium, the following proteins share a genomic window:
- a CDS encoding cysteine synthase family protein — MNAHNDQLRSCLSRVAEEINNLDDNITPVVSADQPNSKLRWFLSMVDQTPTFEIEAIDSLTECPLLAQCELYSPTGSHKDRMYLYIIRKMERDGKIKRGMVLVDYSSGNGGASLVFVARLLGYRVIVVRPAGMSFGKAAHISALGGFLVETPEHQGVEGAVQGARKLTELLGADCCLIDQGDSQYNAEAFESLGKKIAQVLVGQGREPAYFVCAVGTGGTFTGIARELKKTFPNIRCIGVDVEGNTMLSHTFGGQSLSSEGHQLEGVSVGKIFANVDSDLIDEFVVVKPAEAMESCRLLWLHTLIPGGPSSGANLAAISKLPAKFSVTVFFDAFWKYYDNEPLFERVLRDQRTNLYQTLNFLSLIPDSNVVLKDNKQGKVSCRVR; from the coding sequence ATGAACGCTCACAATGATCAGTTGCGATCGTGCCTTTCTCGGGTTGCCGAAGAGATAAATAATCTGGACGACAATATTACCCCTGTAGTTTCCGCAGATCAGCCCAATTCGAAATTGCGTTGGTTTCTCTCAATGGTTGATCAGACCCCAACATTTGAGATAGAAGCCATTGATTCGTTGACAGAGTGCCCTCTTTTAGCGCAGTGCGAATTGTATTCTCCCACGGGAAGTCACAAAGATCGAATGTATCTGTATATCATTCGCAAAATGGAACGAGATGGGAAAATTAAACGAGGGATGGTGTTGGTTGACTATTCTAGCGGCAACGGGGGAGCGTCACTTGTGTTTGTTGCGCGACTGTTAGGGTATCGTGTGATTGTCGTCCGTCCGGCAGGGATGAGTTTTGGGAAAGCGGCACATATTAGTGCCTTGGGTGGTTTCCTGGTGGAAACGCCGGAGCACCAAGGTGTAGAAGGTGCTGTACAGGGGGCCAGAAAGTTGACAGAATTACTCGGTGCTGATTGTTGTCTCATCGACCAGGGAGATTCACAATACAATGCGGAAGCTTTTGAATCACTTGGGAAAAAAATTGCTCAGGTTTTGGTGGGTCAAGGTCGAGAACCGGCATACTTTGTTTGTGCCGTTGGCACTGGAGGAACGTTTACAGGTATCGCCAGAGAGTTGAAAAAAACGTTTCCAAACATTCGGTGTATCGGTGTGGACGTTGAAGGCAACACCATGCTGTCTCACACCTTCGGCGGGCAGTCTCTTTCATCGGAAGGGCATCAACTTGAGGGTGTCAGCGTTGGAAAGATTTTTGCGAATGTCGACTCTGATCTCATCGATGAGTTTGTTGTTGTTAAGCCTGCGGAGGCAATGGAATCATGTCGTCTGTTGTGGTTACATACGTTAATTCCAGGTGGACCAAGCTCTGGTGCGAACTTGGCGGCAATTTCAAAGCTTCCAGCCAAATTTAGCGTTACGGTGTTCTTTGACGCATTTTGGAAATACTATGATAATGAACCGCTGTTTGAGAGGGTGTTGAGGGATCAGAGAACGAATTTGTATCAGACGCTAAATTTTCTCAGTCTGATTCCCGATAGCAATGTTGTGTTGAAAGACAATAAACAAGGGAAAGTCTCGTGTAGGGTTAGATAG
- a CDS encoding D-alanine--D-alanine ligase yields the protein MKIKVAVVMGGPSPECDVSLVTGAGVAEALRGLGYDVIEFLLNKNLPIVLQHANVDVVFPALHGPLGEDGCLQGLLEILEIPYVGSSVLGSALGMNKYVTKRMLSAVKVPTPKGLMFHVGDDLTTFLAQIAEYVGGPSLMVKPNRQGSALGASRVFKEEDLRPAIERSVTLGGDALVEEFIVGKEITVGVLEKDGECIALPVIEIHAKKEWYDYEARYTPGMSVHDCPAKLSAEMRQRLQTFAIQVHRVLECRHLSRVDFVVTDQDQLYVLEVNTIPGMTPTSLFPEAAQAHGISFSDLVDGLVQGALFQVPRR from the coding sequence ATGAAGATTAAAGTTGCGGTTGTGATGGGGGGGCCGTCACCTGAATGTGATGTGTCTCTAGTAACGGGGGCCGGTGTTGCCGAGGCCTTGCGTGGGCTTGGGTACGACGTTATCGAGTTTCTACTAAATAAAAACCTTCCGATTGTATTGCAGCATGCCAATGTGGATGTTGTCTTTCCTGCGCTTCACGGGCCGCTGGGAGAGGACGGGTGCCTGCAAGGGTTGCTGGAAATTTTAGAGATCCCTTATGTTGGTTCATCTGTTTTGGGCAGTGCCTTAGGGATGAATAAGTATGTGACAAAACGAATGTTGAGCGCTGTGAAGGTGCCAACCCCAAAGGGATTGATGTTTCATGTTGGAGATGACTTAACGACCTTTCTAGCACAAATAGCCGAATATGTTGGTGGTCCGTCGTTGATGGTGAAACCGAATCGTCAAGGGTCTGCTTTGGGGGCAAGTCGAGTATTTAAGGAAGAAGACTTGCGTCCGGCGATTGAACGCTCAGTGACATTGGGTGGGGATGCGCTGGTGGAAGAATTTATTGTTGGAAAAGAGATCACAGTGGGTGTCCTTGAGAAAGATGGTGAGTGTATAGCACTGCCGGTAATCGAGATTCATGCGAAGAAAGAGTGGTACGATTATGAGGCGCGTTACACTCCCGGTATGAGCGTGCATGATTGTCCGGCAAAGCTATCGGCAGAAATGAGACAACGATTACAAACATTTGCCATTCAAGTGCATCGGGTGTTGGAATGTCGACACCTTTCTCGGGTGGATTTTGTGGTGACCGATCAGGATCAATTGTACGTCCTAGAGGTCAACACTATTCCTGGCATGACGCCTACGAGTTTGTTTCCGGAGGCAGCGCAAGCCCATGGCATTTCGTTTTCAGATCTGGTGGATGGACTTGTGCAAGGTGCGTTGTTTCAAGTTCCGAGAAGATAG
- the tnpA gene encoding IS200/IS605 family transposase: MSQTPYYIVFPVKYRRALLVPEVEAEIVRIAVGIGERYEIVFEKIGCDMNHIHLLCSFHPKYSIGEVVREFKSIVARELFAGCAWLKRELWGGEFWSDGYYVKTVGEGGNWAVVEQYVRNQGKALQGEPLRLFNR, translated from the coding sequence GTGTCTCAAACGCCCTATTACATTGTCTTTCCGGTCAAATATCGGAGAGCTTTGTTGGTGCCCGAGGTTGAGGCGGAGATTGTGCGGATTGCGGTCGGGATTGGCGAGCGCTATGAAATCGTGTTTGAGAAAATAGGGTGTGACATGAATCACATCCATCTGTTGTGTTCGTTTCATCCGAAGTACAGCATTGGCGAGGTGGTGCGGGAGTTCAAAAGTATCGTGGCGCGGGAATTGTTTGCAGGGTGTGCCTGGCTGAAGCGCGAGTTGTGGGGTGGGGAGTTCTGGAGTGATGGGTATTATGTGAAAACGGTTGGAGAAGGCGGGAACTGGGCAGTGGTCGAGCAGTATGTGCGGAATCAAGGCAAAGCATTGCAAGGGGAGCCGTTGCGGTTGTTTAACCGATAG
- the aceE gene encoding pyruvate dehydrogenase (acetyl-transferring), homodimeric type, with product MKQRRRRLSEYAPEELEDLEREEWLDSLDSVVAESGEARGSSLIEALHKHAEMMGVRVPSTVTTPYINTIPKEAEPEFPGDFALERRITRMIRWNAMAMVVRANRLASGIGGHISTYTSAAVLYEVAFNHFLRGRDHSCGGDLVFFQGHASPGIYARAFLEGRISERQLENFRRELADGGGLSSYPHPWLMPNFWEVPTVSMGLGPIMAIYQARFKHYLQDRGLKPPDDSKVWCFLGDGEMDEPESLGAITLAAREQLDNLIFVINCNLQRLDGPVRGNGKIIQELEAAFRGAGWNVIKVIWGRRWDKLLEKDTGGLLVKRMGEVVDGEYQRYKATGPQCVREDFFGAYPELAEMVRDMTDEEIWKLNRGGLDTFKVFSAYKAATEHRGAPTVILAKTIKGYGMGEAGEGKNITHQQKKLNEEELRAFRDRFDIPINDEKIADAPFYRPADDSEEIRYLRERRKILGGYLPSRRVTASALPPLPDAAFTEFQHGSDGRNVATTMALVRVMTKLIRDPQLGKYIVPIIPDEARTFGMESLFREIGIYSHVGQLYEPVDAESLLYYREAKEGQLLEEGITEAGSMSSFIAAGTAYANHAVPTIPFFLFYSMFGFQRIGDLIWAAADMRCRGFLVGATAGRTTLAGEGLQHQDGQSQLLAYPVPTLRAYDPAFAYEIAVIVHDGIRRMYYDGEECFYYLTVENEPYPQPAMPDGVHDGIVRGLYRFRPSPLKKPVAQAQLLGSGAIMNEVIQAATLLESYGVAADLWSVTSYKALHQNALDVDRWNLLHPAEPASTPYVTECLGKTEGVVVAASDYVKALPESIARWSGRPWVSLGTDGFGRSETRNALRDFFEVDARHIAFATLSALAREGAIPIKIVEQAAKKLAIDPHRTNPITM from the coding sequence ATGAAACAGCGCAGGCGACGCCTCTCCGAATATGCCCCGGAAGAGCTGGAAGACCTTGAGAGAGAGGAGTGGCTCGATTCGTTGGATAGTGTGGTCGCCGAAAGCGGCGAAGCACGGGGTTCCTCACTCATCGAGGCCCTGCACAAGCACGCGGAGATGATGGGAGTCCGTGTCCCCTCCACCGTGACCACGCCGTACATCAACACGATCCCCAAAGAGGCCGAACCGGAGTTTCCGGGCGACTTTGCGCTCGAACGGCGGATTACGCGGATGATCCGATGGAATGCCATGGCCATGGTCGTCCGCGCCAATCGGCTGGCGAGCGGCATTGGGGGGCACATTTCGACATACACGTCGGCGGCGGTCCTCTACGAAGTCGCATTCAACCACTTCCTCCGGGGCCGCGACCACTCCTGTGGCGGGGATCTCGTCTTCTTCCAGGGGCACGCGTCGCCCGGCATTTATGCCCGCGCGTTTTTGGAGGGCCGGATCAGCGAGCGCCAACTCGAGAATTTCCGCCGCGAACTCGCCGATGGCGGTGGGCTCTCATCATATCCCCATCCCTGGCTCATGCCGAATTTCTGGGAAGTCCCGACCGTATCGATGGGGCTCGGTCCGATCATGGCGATCTATCAGGCCCGCTTCAAGCACTACCTGCAAGACCGCGGGCTCAAACCGCCCGACGACTCCAAGGTCTGGTGTTTCCTGGGCGATGGCGAAATGGACGAGCCGGAATCGCTCGGGGCCATCACGCTGGCGGCACGCGAACAACTCGACAATCTGATTTTTGTCATCAACTGCAATCTGCAACGTCTCGATGGGCCGGTGCGTGGGAATGGAAAGATCATTCAGGAACTCGAAGCCGCCTTCCGTGGCGCGGGGTGGAACGTCATCAAGGTCATCTGGGGACGCCGCTGGGACAAACTGCTCGAAAAAGATACCGGCGGTCTCCTCGTGAAACGGATGGGCGAAGTGGTGGATGGCGAATACCAGCGCTACAAGGCCACGGGTCCACAATGTGTCCGCGAAGATTTCTTCGGCGCCTACCCAGAACTCGCCGAGATGGTCCGCGACATGACCGACGAAGAAATCTGGAAACTCAACCGCGGCGGACTCGATACGTTTAAGGTCTTCTCGGCGTACAAAGCCGCGACCGAGCATCGCGGCGCCCCAACGGTCATTCTGGCCAAGACGATCAAGGGCTATGGTATGGGGGAGGCGGGTGAGGGGAAAAACATCACGCACCAGCAGAAGAAATTGAATGAAGAAGAACTGCGTGCCTTTCGGGATCGCTTCGACATCCCGATCAACGATGAGAAGATTGCAGACGCACCGTTCTATCGTCCCGCTGACGACAGCGAAGAGATCCGGTATTTGCGTGAGCGGCGCAAAATCCTCGGCGGCTATCTCCCGTCCCGTCGCGTCACGGCCTCGGCGCTCCCGCCACTCCCCGATGCGGCGTTCACGGAATTTCAGCACGGGTCTGACGGCCGCAATGTCGCCACCACCATGGCGCTCGTGCGCGTCATGACCAAATTGATCCGCGATCCGCAGCTCGGAAAATATATCGTCCCGATTATTCCCGACGAGGCCCGCACGTTTGGCATGGAGTCCCTGTTCCGCGAGATCGGCATCTATTCGCACGTCGGTCAGCTCTACGAACCGGTCGATGCCGAGAGCCTCCTCTACTACCGCGAGGCCAAAGAAGGCCAATTGCTCGAAGAAGGGATTACCGAGGCGGGTTCCATGTCGTCGTTTATTGCCGCAGGCACCGCGTACGCCAATCACGCAGTCCCGACGATCCCCTTCTTCCTCTTTTACTCCATGTTTGGCTTCCAGCGCATCGGAGATCTGATCTGGGCGGCGGCGGACATGCGTTGCCGCGGTTTTCTCGTGGGCGCCACGGCCGGACGCACCACGTTGGCGGGCGAAGGATTGCAGCACCAGGACGGACAGAGTCAGCTCCTTGCCTATCCGGTGCCGACGCTCCGGGCGTATGATCCGGCGTTTGCGTACGAAATCGCGGTGATTGTCCACGATGGCATTCGGCGCATGTATTACGATGGCGAAGAGTGTTTTTATTATCTGACGGTAGAAAATGAACCCTATCCGCAACCGGCCATGCCCGACGGGGTCCACGATGGCATTGTGAGAGGCCTCTATCGATTCCGCCCCTCCCCGCTCAAGAAACCGGTCGCGCAGGCCCAGTTGCTCGGGAGCGGCGCGATCATGAACGAGGTGATCCAGGCCGCCACACTGCTGGAATCCTACGGCGTCGCCGCGGACCTCTGGAGTGTAACCAGCTACAAGGCCCTGCATCAGAATGCCCTCGATGTGGATCGATGGAATCTCCTCCATCCCGCTGAGCCGGCAAGCACTCCGTATGTGACCGAGTGCCTCGGTAAAACTGAGGGGGTGGTCGTTGCGGCCTCCGATTACGTCAAGGCACTCCCCGAATCGATCGCCCGATGGTCCGGTCGTCCGTGGGTCTCGCTCGGCACCGATGGGTTTGGGCGGAGTGAGACCCGCAACGCGCTGCGCGATTTCTTCGAGGTCGATGCACGACACATTGCGTTTGCCACCTTGAGCGCCCTGGCCCGTGAGGGCGCTATCCCCATAAAAATCGTGGAGCAGGCGGCAAAAAAACTCGCGATCGATCCACACAGGACCAACCCCATCACGATGTAA
- a CDS encoding DUF1016 domain-containing protein codes for MTLRPTRPVKSGALVRDVRALIEQARKYVARSVTNTLVALYWRIGKRISEKVLQGKRAEYGERIISTLSKQLLKEYGRGYSKPNLSRMMALHEYFRDAEIVSTLSKQLTWSHFVEILPLRDQLKRDFYAEMCRIENWDVRTLRNKIGGMFYERTALSKKPEKLIKHELKKLKATNQLTPDLAFRDPYFLDFLGLRGAYQEKDLEAAILREMEAFILELGVGFAFMERQKRISLDGRDFYLDLLFFHRGLNRLVAIELKLHEFRPADKGQMELYLRWLEKYERKLGEDDPIGLILCAGKSDEQIELLQLGKSGIRVAEYMTELPSRKVLEKKLHQAIKLARARLKPEMLPLVDTLRTEHFREVMAFEPFIPAIRQLLAPQAA; via the coding sequence ATGACGTTGAGGCCAACCAGGCCCGTAAAATCAGGGGCCCTCGTCCGTGACGTTCGCGCCCTGATCGAGCAGGCGCGCAAATATGTCGCTCGTTCGGTCACTAACACCCTTGTTGCCCTTTATTGGCGTATTGGAAAAAGGATTAGTGAAAAAGTCCTGCAGGGTAAACGAGCGGAGTATGGCGAGCGGATTATTTCGACGCTGTCGAAACAATTGTTGAAAGAATATGGGCGCGGCTACTCTAAACCCAATCTCTCCAGAATGATGGCTTTGCATGAGTATTTCCGTGACGCTGAGATTGTTTCGACACTGTCGAAACAATTGACCTGGAGCCATTTTGTCGAAATCCTGCCTCTTCGGGACCAACTCAAAAGGGATTTCTACGCCGAAATGTGCCGCATTGAAAATTGGGATGTCCGAACCCTGCGTAACAAAATAGGTGGCATGTTCTATGAGCGCACCGCCTTGTCCAAAAAGCCTGAAAAGCTTATCAAACACGAACTCAAGAAATTGAAAGCCACCAATCAACTCACCCCAGACTTGGCGTTTCGGGATCCTTATTTTCTCGATTTTCTTGGATTGAGGGGTGCTTATCAGGAAAAAGACCTGGAAGCCGCCATACTGCGGGAAATGGAAGCCTTTATTCTGGAGCTGGGTGTTGGATTCGCGTTCATGGAGCGGCAAAAGAGGATATCGCTGGACGGAAGAGATTTTTACCTCGACTTGCTCTTTTTCCATCGGGGACTGAATCGTCTCGTGGCAATCGAACTCAAGCTTCATGAATTCCGGCCAGCCGATAAGGGGCAGATGGAGTTGTATCTTCGATGGCTTGAGAAATACGAGAGAAAGCTCGGTGAGGATGACCCCATTGGGCTTATTCTTTGTGCAGGAAAATCCGACGAGCAAATCGAGCTTTTGCAACTGGGCAAGAGCGGCATTCGTGTTGCCGAATATATGACAGAGCTACCTTCGCGAAAGGTCCTGGAAAAGAAACTACATCAGGCCATTAAATTGGCCCGCGCAAGGCTGAAACCTGAAATGCTCCCCCTGGTGGACACATTGCGAACCGAGCATTTCCGCGAAGTGATGGCCTTTGAGCCGTTCATTCCTGCCATTCGCCAGTTATTGGCTCCACAAGCCGCTTAA
- a CDS encoding DEAD/DEAH box helicase family protein, with the protein MNDDNEQLKQQLARALAEIESLKAENRALSERLGMPPKQEPLPAVDTIPAEANSNLTVEEKIRLFRSLFRGRDDVYPARWDNKKTGRSGYSPVCGNEWLKGTCEKPRVKCSDCPSQNFLPVTDQVIYDHLAGKKTVGVYPLLENETCHFVAADFDKENWLDDARTFLQTCRDHEIDALLERSRSGKGGHVWIFFEHPVAASMARRLGSFLLTKAMEKRHQVGLDSYDRLFPSQDTMPKGGFGNLIALPLQRDPRSRGNSTFIDDNGNFFEDPWTVLAQVKKTDEMLIHRLLDSVGFHGEVGEIQLVADEDEPATKPWEKSREKSKPQKIKGPFPEKARVVQADLIYVEKNGLPTAMLNRILRIAAFQNPEFYRAQAMRLSTYDKPRIISCGNDFPDHVAVPRGCLNEVLVLLKEHGIKPEIIDERFPGKPITVKFKGELRDLQKEAVAELSRHDIGVLSATTAFGKTVVAGWMIGKRKTNTLILVHRKQLMDQWKERLTVFLDLPPKSIGEIGGGKSKATGVIDIATMQTLHRDGEVKPVVAEYGHVIVDECHHVSAFSFEQVLKQVKAKYVLGLTATPFRKDGHHPIITMQCGPIRFKTTAKQHSDLNKFEHVVLPRYTSYRLPEANQNMSIQEIYGSLVQNQKRNDLIFDDLLKALVAGRSPLVLTERTEHLDYFEARLKGFAKNVIVLRGGMGKKQRMALQEKIANLPDSEERVILATGRYIGEGFDDSRLDTLFLVIPISWKGTLQQYVGRLHRSHDGKNLLQVYDYVDQEVPMLRKMFERRLRGYKTIGYSLLPADTQISPATAEIKRLVEPITGEWQE; encoded by the coding sequence ATGAATGACGACAATGAACAACTTAAACAGCAACTTGCCAGGGCATTGGCAGAAATTGAAAGCCTGAAGGCCGAGAACCGCGCTCTTTCCGAGAGACTCGGGATGCCCCCGAAACAAGAACCATTACCGGCCGTCGATACGATCCCTGCCGAAGCCAATTCAAACCTGACAGTGGAAGAAAAGATTCGCTTGTTTCGCTCGCTCTTCAGAGGGCGTGACGATGTCTATCCTGCCCGCTGGGATAACAAGAAAACGGGAAGATCTGGTTACTCGCCTGTCTGCGGCAATGAGTGGCTCAAGGGAACCTGTGAAAAGCCCCGAGTCAAATGTTCGGATTGCCCCAGTCAGAATTTTTTGCCTGTCACCGACCAGGTTATCTACGACCACCTGGCTGGAAAAAAGACGGTCGGCGTTTATCCGCTCCTCGAAAACGAGACCTGTCATTTTGTCGCCGCCGATTTCGACAAGGAAAACTGGCTTGATGACGCACGAACCTTTCTCCAGACTTGCCGCGACCATGAAATTGATGCCCTTCTGGAAAGATCGCGATCCGGCAAGGGTGGGCATGTGTGGATATTTTTCGAGCATCCCGTCGCGGCATCCATGGCTCGTCGGCTGGGGTCTTTTCTGCTGACGAAGGCAATGGAAAAGCGCCACCAGGTCGGTCTCGATTCCTATGATCGACTGTTCCCGAGCCAAGACACTATGCCCAAGGGCGGTTTTGGCAACTTGATCGCGTTGCCTTTGCAAAGGGATCCTCGAAGCCGCGGCAACAGCACCTTTATCGATGACAACGGTAATTTCTTTGAGGATCCGTGGACCGTTCTGGCCCAAGTGAAGAAGACCGATGAGATGTTGATTCACCGATTATTGGACTCGGTCGGTTTTCATGGCGAAGTTGGCGAGATCCAATTGGTTGCTGACGAAGACGAGCCCGCGACAAAGCCCTGGGAAAAATCGCGGGAGAAATCGAAGCCTCAGAAGATCAAGGGACCATTCCCCGAGAAAGCCCGTGTCGTGCAGGCCGACCTGATTTACGTGGAGAAGAACGGCCTGCCAACGGCCATGCTCAACCGCATCCTGAGGATCGCCGCGTTCCAGAATCCTGAATTTTACCGTGCGCAGGCCATGAGGCTCTCGACCTACGATAAGCCGCGCATCATTTCGTGCGGAAACGATTTTCCCGATCACGTGGCCGTCCCTCGCGGGTGTCTGAATGAGGTTCTGGTACTACTCAAGGAGCATGGTATCAAACCGGAAATAATCGACGAACGCTTTCCCGGAAAACCAATCACGGTCAAATTCAAGGGAGAATTGAGGGATTTGCAAAAGGAGGCGGTTGCCGAATTATCCAGGCACGACATCGGAGTCCTTTCCGCCACGACCGCATTCGGAAAAACGGTGGTGGCCGGCTGGATGATCGGCAAACGAAAAACCAATACGCTGATTCTGGTTCATCGCAAGCAACTGATGGATCAATGGAAGGAGCGATTGACCGTGTTTCTCGATCTGCCACCTAAATCCATCGGCGAGATCGGCGGCGGGAAATCCAAAGCGACCGGAGTCATCGATATCGCGACCATGCAGACGCTTCACAGAGATGGAGAGGTCAAACCCGTGGTTGCAGAATACGGGCATGTGATTGTCGACGAATGCCACCACGTTTCGGCATTCAGTTTCGAGCAGGTTCTCAAACAAGTGAAGGCCAAATACGTCCTCGGCCTCACGGCGACACCCTTCAGAAAAGACGGACATCATCCGATCATCACGATGCAGTGCGGTCCCATACGATTCAAGACTACGGCCAAGCAACATTCCGATCTCAACAAATTCGAGCACGTGGTTCTCCCGCGCTACACGTCCTACCGCTTGCCGGAAGCAAATCAGAATATGTCCATTCAGGAAATCTACGGGTCTCTTGTCCAAAATCAGAAAAGGAATGACCTGATCTTCGATGATTTGCTCAAGGCGCTCGTCGCTGGTCGTTCACCGCTGGTTCTGACCGAAAGAACCGAGCATCTTGATTACTTCGAGGCGAGACTCAAGGGCTTTGCCAAGAACGTCATTGTCCTGCGCGGCGGCATGGGGAAAAAACAACGCATGGCGCTACAGGAAAAAATCGCCAATCTGCCAGATTCGGAAGAACGGGTGATCCTGGCCACTGGTCGTTATATCGGCGAAGGGTTTGATGACAGTCGCCTCGACACCCTGTTTCTGGTGATCCCTATTTCCTGGAAGGGAACGCTTCAGCAATATGTCGGGCGTTTGCACCGGTCCCACGATGGCAAAAATCTGCTACAGGTTTACGATTACGTCGACCAAGAGGTTCCCATGCTGCGCAAGATGTTCGAACGGAGGCTCCGAGGATACAAAACTATCGGGTATTCCCTTCTACCAGCGGATACGCAGATATCTCCCGCCACAGCCGAAATTAAGCGGCTTGTGGAGCCAATAACTGGCGAATGGCAGGAATGA
- a CDS encoding septation protein SpoVG family protein, producing MKISEVNIQFIKPVDGMLGFASLVIDDAFYLGSIGIHQKFNGTGYRLTYPTKKSPLNNRPIFHPINREISQAIEQAIFMKLKNVMSKAYDRHDCADIA from the coding sequence ATGAAAATCTCCGAAGTGAACATTCAATTCATCAAACCCGTTGATGGAATGCTCGGCTTTGCCAGTCTCGTCATTGATGACGCATTTTATTTGGGATCCATCGGGATTCACCAAAAGTTTAATGGCACCGGTTACCGCCTGACCTACCCAACCAAGAAAAGCCCGCTGAATAATCGCCCTATCTTCCATCCGATCAATCGCGAAATCAGTCAGGCCATCGAGCAGGCCATTTTCATGAAACTGAAGAACGTAATGAGCAAAGCCTATGATCGACACGATTGTGCTGACATTGCCTGA
- a CDS encoding helix-turn-helix transcriptional regulator, translated as MGTVDNHFYKPVADKIREARKSANLTQKMLAGTIGLTRAAVANIESGRQQILLHTLYNIADACHTDPLKLLPKIAATQKADRNGDALKKELNKKLPAHSASKILNRLNRT; from the coding sequence ATGGGTACCGTAGACAATCATTTTTACAAGCCTGTTGCCGATAAAATCAGGGAAGCCAGAAAATCCGCAAATCTCACCCAGAAAATGCTGGCGGGTACCATCGGTCTTACAAGGGCGGCCGTGGCCAACATCGAAAGTGGTCGACAGCAGATCCTTTTGCATACCCTGTACAACATAGCAGATGCTTGTCACACGGATCCCCTTAAACTGCTGCCAAAGATTGCGGCGACCCAGAAGGCGGACCGAAATGGCGATGCCCTGAAAAAGGAATTAAACAAAAAACTTCCGGCGCATTCAGCCTCCAAGATACTGAACCGCCTTAACAGGACATAA
- a CDS encoding ImmA/IrrE family metallo-endopeptidase, with translation MSVIQAKNEAKKIWETHIGEYGKTDPESLAKKLGLKVVYEKLDDEVSGVLVLQESRPVIFVNAEQHSNRQRFTISHELGHYLLHKQEQVHVDNDFTVVYRNTKSSTGEDLHEIEANQFAAELLMPEKCVGQYIVDNKVRVITETTIANMADFFGVSLQAMTIRLSAIGLI, from the coding sequence ATGAGTGTAATTCAGGCAAAAAATGAGGCCAAAAAAATCTGGGAAACCCACATCGGTGAATACGGCAAGACCGATCCGGAAAGCCTGGCAAAAAAACTCGGTCTGAAAGTCGTGTATGAAAAACTGGATGATGAGGTTTCAGGTGTTCTTGTCCTGCAGGAATCAAGGCCCGTGATTTTCGTGAATGCCGAACAGCATTCAAACAGGCAGAGGTTCACGATTTCCCACGAGTTGGGGCATTACCTCCTTCACAAGCAGGAACAGGTTCACGTGGATAATGATTTTACGGTGGTTTACAGGAACACCAAGTCGTCAACCGGCGAAGACCTTCATGAAATCGAGGCCAACCAGTTTGCGGCAGAACTTTTGATGCCCGAAAAATGCGTTGGTCAATACATCGTTGACAACAAGGTCAGGGTGATTACCGAAACAACAATTGCAAATATGGCCGATTTTTTTGGTGTCAGTCTTCAAGCGATGACAATCAGACTATCAGCTATTGGGTTAATTTGA